In Phragmites australis chromosome 16, lpPhrAust1.1, whole genome shotgun sequence, one DNA window encodes the following:
- the LOC133896109 gene encoding probable CCR4-associated factor 1 homolog 7 produces MATPSPAAESPDGVEIRDVWARNLEEEFAAIREVVDAYPYVAMDTEFPGFVMNPAGKYRFRDDHNYAILVANVNLLKLIQLGITLSDETGALPPLGTGGRACIWQFNFRGFDPRTDPSDANSIDMLRRSGIDFDRFAAEGADATRFAELLMSSGIVLNDGVQWITFHGGHDFGYLLRLLTGRNMPDTLGGFLELTKVFFPVLYDIKHLMKFCGGLYGGLSKLGELLNVKRVGTSHQAGSDSLLTLQCFKKLKEVYLKESLETKAGVLFGLIPGDVENKPPTLPK; encoded by the coding sequence ATGGCTACCCCGTCGCCCGCCGCAGAGAGCCCCGACGGCGTGGAGATCCGCGACGTCTGGGCGAGGAACCTGGAGGAGGAGTTCGCCGCGATCCGCGAAGTCGTCGACGCGTACCCGTACGTCGCCATGGATACGGAGTTCCCCGGCTTCGTGATGAATCCGGCCGGCAAATACCGCTTCCGCGACGACCACAACTACGCTATCCTCGTGGCCAACGTCAACTTGCTCAAGCTAATCCAGCTCGGCATCACCCTCTCCGACGAGACCGGCGCGCTGCCGCCGCTGGGCACGGGGGGCCGGGCCTGCATCTGGCAGTTCAACTTCCGGGGCTTCGACCCGCGCACCGACCCCTCCGACGCCAACTCCATCGACATGCTCCGCCGCAGCGGGATCGACTTCGACCGTTTCGCTGCCGAGGGCGCCGACGCCACCCGCTTTGCCGAGTTGTTGATGTCGTCCGGGATCGTGCTCAACGACGGTGTCCAGTGGATTACCTTCCACGGTGGGCACGACTTCGGCTACCTGCTCAGGCTGCTCACCGGGCGGAACATGCCGGACACCTTGGGTGGGTTCCTGGAGCTCACCAAAGTCTTCTTCCCGGTGCTGTACGACATCAAGCATCTCATGAAGTTCTGCGGTGGCCTATACGGCGGGCTGAGCAAGCTTGGGGAGCTGCTCAATGTCAAGCGCGTTGGCACCAGCCACCAGGCTGGTTCTGACTCTCTGCTGACCCTGCAATGCTTCAAGAAGCTTAAGGAGGTGTACTTAAAAGAATCGCTGGAGACGAAAGCTGGTGTGTTGTTTGGGCTTATTCCAGGGGATGTGGAGAACAAACCACCAACTCTCCCCAAGTAA